Proteins from a genomic interval of Mycobacterium conspicuum:
- a CDS encoding short-chain fatty acyl-CoA regulator family protein, protein MTHVARTFVGARLRRLREEHGLTQVALARALGLSTSYVNQLENDQRPITVSVLLTLTERFDLPTQYFAPDSDARLVSDLREVLAEGNATAAQIAELVARMPDVGQTLVNLHRRLHDATADLEALHTRANVETSALPQQPMPFEEVRDFFYDRKNYIGELDIAAEELFNRNRLRVGGLDGQLARLLDSELGVTVVIDDGQTLKPNSKRLFQPDSSTLYLARWLHPGQRAFQIATQIALLTQAESIDAIIAGNDQLSDDARGVARIGLANYFAGALLLPYQRFLDAAESVRYDIDQLARRFGVGFETICHRLSTLQRPAARGVPFIFVRTDSAGNISKRQSATAFHFSRVGGNCPLWVVHHAFSRPGQFLTQVAQMPDERTYFWIARTTTTEPSRYLGPDKSFAIGLGCDVDHAEKLIYSVGIDLTDSEAIVPIGAGCKICDRPACPQRAFPYLGHPVRVDPHSSTDLPYPPAIAR, encoded by the coding sequence CTGACACACGTGGCGAGGACGTTCGTCGGAGCTCGGCTGCGGCGGCTGCGCGAGGAGCACGGCCTGACCCAGGTGGCGCTGGCGCGCGCCCTAGGCCTGTCGACGAGCTACGTCAACCAGCTCGAGAACGACCAGCGCCCGATCACGGTCTCGGTGCTGCTCACCCTCACCGAACGTTTCGACCTACCGACGCAATACTTCGCCCCGGATTCCGATGCCCGTCTGGTGTCTGACCTGCGGGAGGTTCTTGCCGAGGGAAACGCGACTGCCGCACAGATAGCAGAGCTCGTCGCCCGGATGCCAGACGTCGGTCAGACGTTGGTCAACCTACACCGCCGATTACACGACGCCACAGCGGATCTCGAGGCGCTGCACACCCGTGCAAATGTCGAGACATCGGCGTTGCCTCAGCAACCCATGCCTTTCGAAGAGGTCCGGGATTTCTTCTACGACCGCAAGAACTACATCGGGGAACTCGACATCGCGGCCGAGGAACTGTTCAACCGCAACCGACTGCGGGTCGGCGGCCTCGATGGCCAGCTGGCGCGGCTCCTTGACAGCGAACTCGGCGTGACGGTGGTCATCGACGACGGGCAGACGCTAAAACCCAACTCCAAGCGCCTGTTTCAGCCTGATTCGAGCACGTTGTACCTGGCTCGCTGGCTTCACCCAGGCCAACGTGCCTTTCAGATCGCAACCCAGATCGCGTTGCTCACCCAGGCCGAATCAATCGATGCAATCATCGCCGGCAACGACCAGTTGAGCGACGACGCGCGCGGCGTGGCCCGCATCGGCCTAGCCAACTACTTCGCCGGCGCCCTGCTGCTGCCCTACCAGAGGTTCCTCGACGCCGCCGAAAGCGTCCGCTATGACATCGACCAGTTGGCGCGCCGGTTTGGGGTCGGTTTCGAAACCATCTGCCATCGACTGTCGACCCTGCAGCGCCCCGCCGCGCGCGGGGTACCGTTCATCTTCGTCCGGACCGACAGCGCGGGAAACATCTCTAAGCGGCAGTCCGCCACGGCATTCCACTTCTCTCGGGTCGGCGGCAACTGCCCGCTGTGGGTCGTTCATCACGCGTTCTCCCGCCCCGGTCAATTCCTGACCCAGGTAGCTCAAATGCCCGACGAACGTACATATTTCTGGATCGCACGGACCACCACGACCGAGCCCAGCCGCTACCTCGGTCCGGACAAGAGCTTTGCCATCGGGCTGGGGTGCGACGTGGACCACGCTGAGAAACTGATCTATTCCGTGGGTATCGATCTGACCGACTCCGAGGCAATCGTGCCGATCGGCGCGGGGTGCAAGATCTGCGACCGACCCGCCTGCCCGCAACGCGCGTTTCCCTACCTAGGTCACCCGGTACGCGTCGACCCGCACTCCAGCACCGACCTGCCCTACCCGCCCGCGATCGCGCGTTAA
- a CDS encoding PPE family protein: MTAPIWMASPPEVHSALLSSGPGPGSLLAASASWTALSTAYTETADELIALLAGVQAGAWEGPSAAAYVAGHAAYLAWLAQAAADSATAAVRHETAATAYTAALAAMPTLVELAANHATHAVLLATNFFGLNTIPIALNEADYVRMWVQAATVMGTYHAVSTAAVASSYPTPKVPPIVHSLIDEFYKLFPLPPDTENQVMAWLTKIGFIDYWNNVLQPLSNALYDNPFFAAMFSGFDPYLPILGNPLIFLSPYNIAFALGYPMDIGSYVAYLSQTFFYIGLDLTAAFASGNPATIGFTILFTTVEAVGTIITDTIALLKTLLEQTAVFFTVFVPLITAPLVTVATGALAPIGLAGLAGLSALPPAPPVAPPIAPPVLALPPSAPTPTSSSTPAPVEATVPAATPTAPPPSLTPPTLGGPGLSMTMGATMPAGMENFAYLVGGLTAATGAAAAGRARRKAPEADSAAAAATAAAPIEKDKTQRRRRVKAQMLGRGYEYMDLEDVDTGELVGAVAASATGAGPQGFAGTATKSGAGRAAGLTTLPDDFGSGPTMPMIPGTWDTEAPPGDNR; encoded by the coding sequence ATGACCGCCCCAATTTGGATGGCCTCACCACCCGAGGTGCATTCGGCGCTGCTCAGTAGCGGGCCCGGGCCAGGTTCGTTGCTGGCCGCGTCCGCGTCCTGGACCGCCTTGAGCACTGCGTACACCGAGACGGCCGACGAGCTGATCGCGCTGCTCGCGGGCGTGCAGGCCGGGGCGTGGGAGGGCCCGAGCGCGGCGGCGTATGTCGCCGGCCACGCCGCTTACCTGGCCTGGCTCGCCCAGGCCGCCGCCGACAGCGCGACAGCGGCTGTCCGACACGAAACCGCGGCCACCGCCTACACCGCCGCGCTTGCCGCGATGCCGACCCTGGTCGAATTGGCCGCCAACCACGCCACCCACGCGGTGTTGTTGGCGACGAATTTCTTTGGCCTCAACACCATTCCCATCGCGCTCAACGAGGCCGACTACGTGCGGATGTGGGTTCAGGCCGCGACCGTGATGGGCACCTACCACGCGGTCTCCACCGCGGCGGTGGCCTCGTCCTACCCGACTCCAAAGGTCCCGCCGATCGTGCACTCGCTGATAGACGAGTTCTACAAGCTCTTCCCGCTGCCCCCCGACACGGAGAACCAGGTCATGGCCTGGCTGACGAAGATCGGTTTCATCGACTACTGGAACAACGTTTTACAACCGTTGAGCAACGCGTTGTACGACAACCCCTTCTTCGCGGCGATGTTTTCCGGCTTCGATCCGTACCTGCCCATCCTCGGCAATCCGCTGATCTTCCTCAGCCCGTACAACATCGCGTTCGCCCTCGGCTACCCGATGGACATCGGTTCCTATGTCGCGTACCTGTCGCAGACCTTCTTCTACATCGGGCTGGATCTGACCGCGGCGTTCGCTTCGGGCAATCCGGCGACAATCGGTTTCACCATCCTGTTCACCACCGTCGAGGCCGTCGGCACGATCATCACCGACACCATCGCGCTGCTGAAGACGCTGCTCGAGCAGACCGCGGTGTTCTTCACGGTTTTCGTGCCCCTGATAACCGCCCCGCTGGTGACGGTGGCCACCGGCGCGCTCGCGCCGATCGGCCTCGCCGGCTTGGCGGGTCTGTCCGCCCTTCCCCCGGCACCCCCGGTCGCGCCGCCCATTGCGCCGCCCGTCCTGGCGCTGCCTCCGAGCGCCCCGACCCCCACGTCGTCTTCGACGCCGGCCCCCGTGGAGGCCACCGTCCCGGCCGCTACACCGACGGCGCCACCGCCGTCGCTCACGCCACCGACGCTTGGCGGCCCGGGCCTGAGCATGACGATGGGTGCGACCATGCCTGCTGGTATGGAGAACTTCGCCTACCTGGTGGGCGGCCTGACCGCGGCGACCGGCGCGGCGGCGGCCGGCAGGGCCCGACGAAAGGCGCCCGAGGCCGACAGCGCCGCGGCCGCGGCGACCGCGGCGGCACCCATTGAAAAGGACAAGACGCAGCGGCGCCGACGGGTGAAGGCGCAGATGCTCGGGCGCGGTTACGAATACATGGATTTGGAAGACGTGGATACCGGCGAACTGGTTGGCGCGGTAGCGGCCTCGGCGACCGGCGCCGGGCCCCAGGGGTTCGCCGGAACCGCCACCAAGTCCGGTGCCGGACGGGCGGCGGGGTTAACCACGCTTCCCGACGACTTCGGCAGCGGCCCAACGATGCCGATGATCCCGGGCACCTGGGACACCGAAGCACCGCCGGGCGACAATCGCTAA
- the prpD gene encoding 2-methylcitrate dehydratase PrpD, whose protein sequence is MRIHEVRTRRSAEDFPRTDHLAWKIAEVAADLVAVPAETEAMVINRIIDNASVSAASVIRRPVSAARAQALAHPAPSVEAKAKGAKVFGVGGDYSPEWAAWANGVAVRELDYHDTFLAAEYSHPGDNVPALVAVAQHLGIGGTDLIRGIATGYEIQVDLAKGICLHEHKIDHVAHLGPSVAAGLGTMLRLDKETIYQAVGQSLHLTTATRQSRKGLISSWKAYAPAWAGKVAIEAVDRAMRGEGAPAPIWEGEDGVIAWLLSGPEHTYQVPLPEPGEPKRAILDTYTKEHSAEYQSQALIDLARRMRERIGDLDQIATIVLHTSHHTHYVIGTGAGDPQKMDPDASRETLDHSVMYIFAVALQDGAWHHERSYAPERAHRPDTIELWHKISTREDPEWTRRYHASDPAEKAFGARAEVTLRSGEVIIDEIALADAHPLGARPFERKQYIGKFNELANGVVTDTEQHRFISVVESLAEQRAGALGALNIVVDPSVLDMAPTIPPGIF, encoded by the coding sequence ATGCGGATCCATGAAGTTCGAACCCGACGCAGCGCTGAGGATTTCCCCCGCACTGATCACCTGGCTTGGAAGATCGCCGAGGTAGCGGCAGACCTGGTCGCCGTGCCCGCCGAGACCGAGGCGATGGTCATCAACCGCATCATCGACAACGCGTCGGTGTCGGCGGCTTCGGTCATCCGTCGCCCGGTATCCGCCGCCCGCGCACAGGCGCTGGCGCACCCAGCCCCATCGGTAGAGGCAAAGGCTAAGGGCGCGAAGGTTTTCGGTGTCGGTGGCGACTACTCGCCGGAATGGGCGGCCTGGGCCAACGGCGTCGCCGTGCGCGAATTGGATTACCACGACACGTTTCTCGCCGCCGAGTACTCCCATCCCGGGGACAACGTCCCAGCGCTGGTCGCCGTCGCCCAGCACCTCGGCATCGGTGGCACCGACCTGATCCGTGGCATCGCCACCGGTTACGAGATCCAGGTCGACCTGGCCAAGGGGATTTGCCTGCACGAGCACAAGATCGACCACGTCGCGCATCTGGGCCCGTCGGTCGCCGCCGGCCTTGGCACCATGCTCCGCCTGGACAAGGAGACCATCTATCAGGCCGTCGGCCAGTCGCTGCACCTCACGACGGCCACCCGGCAATCGCGCAAAGGCCTGATCTCGAGCTGGAAGGCGTACGCGCCCGCCTGGGCCGGCAAGGTCGCCATCGAGGCCGTGGACCGCGCGATGCGCGGGGAGGGTGCGCCCGCCCCCATCTGGGAAGGCGAGGACGGGGTGATTGCCTGGCTGCTCTCGGGCCCCGAGCACACCTATCAGGTTCCGCTTCCCGAGCCGGGGGAGCCGAAGCGCGCCATCCTGGACACCTACACCAAGGAGCACTCGGCCGAATACCAGAGCCAGGCGTTGATCGACCTGGCCCGCCGGATGCGCGAGCGCATCGGCGACCTGGACCAGATCGCCACCATCGTCCTGCACACCAGTCACCACACCCACTACGTGATCGGCACCGGGGCGGGCGACCCGCAGAAGATGGACCCGGACGCCTCCCGCGAAACGCTCGACCACTCGGTGATGTACATCTTCGCCGTCGCGTTGCAGGACGGCGCCTGGCACCACGAGCGCTCCTACGCACCGGAGCGGGCCCACCGGCCGGACACCATCGAGCTGTGGCACAAGATTTCCACCCGCGAAGACCCTGAATGGACCCGGCGCTACCACGCAAGCGACCCGGCGGAGAAGGCGTTCGGCGCCCGCGCGGAGGTGACCCTGAGGAGCGGCGAGGTGATCATCGACGAGATCGCCCTCGCCGACGCTCACCCGTTGGGCGCCAGGCCATTTGAGCGAAAGCAGTACATCGGCAAGTTCAACGAGTTGGCCAACGGTGTGGTCACCGACACCGAGCAACACCGGTTCATCTCGGTGGTGGAAAGCCTTGCCGAACAGCGGGCCGGCGCGCTGGGTGCGCTCAACATCGTCGTCGACCCCTCAGTGCTCGACATGGCGCCGACGATTCCGCCAGGGATCTTCTGA